From one Rhodamnia argentea isolate NSW1041297 chromosome 1, ASM2092103v1, whole genome shotgun sequence genomic stretch:
- the LOC115754655 gene encoding transcription initiation factor IIA large subunit-like, which produces MLAHVGRPLSKIPQVDGQTPVPYDEMRSTPNIYNYQGVVNEDYNIASTPAPNDLQAPTLAIGVHNDVGDDEDEDELPLTENDDDEDDVDEGEEVNTHHLVLAQFEKMTVTRTKSRWKCTLEDGIMHINNKDILFSKM; this is translated from the exons ATGCTGGCACATGTGGGAAGGCCACTGTCAAAGATACCTCAAGTAGATGGGCAAACTCCTGTTCCTTATGACGAGATGCGTTCTACTCCCAAT ATTTACAATTATCAAGGAGTCGTGAATGAAGATTACAACATTGCTAGTACACCAGCTCCAAATG ACTTACAGGCACCTACTCTTGCTATTGGAGTTCATAATGATGTTGGagacgatgaagatgaagatgagctaCCGTTGActgaaaatgatgatgatgaggatgatgtaGATGAGGGAGAGGAGGTAAATACTCATCACCTAGTTCTAGCTCAATTTGAGAAGATGACA GTGACACGGACGAAGAGCAGGTGGAAGTGCACACTTGAGGATGGCATAATGCATATAAACAATAAGGATATCCTTTTCAGTAAG ATGTAA